One part of the Streptococcus sp. oral taxon 431 genome encodes these proteins:
- a CDS encoding phage holin family protein, with protein MRDLPLHELIEHLKNLSSSPYIHIFFWLMILDIVTGYVKAFKTKRFDSKIGTMGLIRHFVVFTVILLVAMYARSLGVRPLGITWTMFFIANYLGSVLENWEAIGWAFPEFLKPYINQIKKDNARKLGQLLVNIDQKDKFDEKEK; from the coding sequence ATGCGAGACTTACCACTACATGAACTTATTGAACATCTGAAGAATCTTTCATCCAGTCCTTACATTCATATCTTTTTTTGGCTCATGATTTTGGATATTGTAACGGGATATGTCAAGGCTTTTAAAACCAAGCGATTTGATAGTAAGATCGGTACTATGGGATTGATTCGTCATTTCGTAGTATTCACGGTCATCTTACTTGTTGCGATGTATGCTCGTTCGCTTGGTGTTCGTCCACTAGGAATTACCTGGACGATGTTCTTCATTGCTAACTATTTAGGCTCTGTACTTGAGAATTGGGAAGCGATTGGTTGGGCATTCCCAGAATTCTTAAAACCATATATCAACCAAATCAAAAAAGACAATGCTAGAAAACTTGGTCAATTATTAGTAAACATTGACCAGAAAGACAAATTTGACGAAAAGGAGAAATAA
- a CDS encoding phage holin — protein sequence MQQITEIITNGAISILVILVGVAVKTVKEYLIKKGGEKTIKIVEILAKNAVNAVEQVSAETGYKGEEKLEQARIKIRAELSKYNISMTDRDLDTFVESAVKQMNDAWRGE from the coding sequence ATGCAACAAATTACTGAAATCATCACAAACGGAGCGATTAGCATCCTTGTTATCTTGGTAGGGGTAGCAGTTAAAACTGTTAAAGAATACCTGATCAAGAAGGGTGGAGAAAAAACAATCAAGATTGTTGAAATCCTTGCTAAGAATGCAGTAAACGCAGTAGAACAAGTATCTGCTGAAACTGGCTACAAGGGCGAAGAGAAGCTAGAACAGGCACGTATTAAGATTCGTGCTGAGCTTAGCAAATACAATATCAGCATGACTGACCGTGATCTTGATACCTTCGTAGAGTCAGCAGTTAAGCAGATGAATGATGCGTGGAGAGGGGAATAG
- a CDS encoding tail fiber domain-containing protein, giving the protein MDALRKQKFNQAMFSKNRTLAIRVGKYQSSDIKEASFDYGYIKGDTYKPGGTCAGSAKIVFTSVITTFNKLDKVYPEIGLLVDGTYEWVKMGEYFINDIEIDRNRNMTKLDLMDGMFKLNREHITDLTYPAEIRHVIKEICLKTGIELANEYMDITSMNYRIEQIPKDKKMTFRDVLSLATQMLGMSCFFNREGKLEIKELTDSGITITADSYFMHGLTKSEIEYQIAGISCKKNKEILTVGLRTGRSLEIENLLMSQSALDNLYHNIKDIRYYPFNLNYQGHLLLDVGQWVTIKTNTGETFKSPVLSQSFTFKGGLRGRISADSKAGNDAQYSYAGTITKKIEQFNEIEAQIQSQLEEADKGFDQKVEKIKNDFSDQVKLARAKSEEVKQELSDTINQRFDSFENGPLQDAKRRAIEALRNAGASSLLAQEAKRIWLDSVAKLEEFKIQATSAQTALSGDLDVLKQTVNNEVNQASEHRRTTTEALSRMTGQMNGFATKSEVKQGIDGLTQTFAKMRVGGTNLYILSNNKDISRSIHLTDLKFDISSGEISFQATGSDPYFGEATVHPKVASERNGVRIPVVLGKAIYITVSNPIFIKNYISYFDKNGNTVKSYKKYATNSFLIPFEEVKGVSFICLRFGCGGSDFEIGSVIKTKIKVEYGTIPTDWSPAPEDIDGLITEAKATFERTAQGLRTDLSAIQEYVNKDGQRQEVLQRYAREESAKQATAVRELVNRDFVGKATYQEDVRGLERKFETITNPQSGTIANQIANYKTAVDGRFTEITSLISGKANQTDFQRVKETSQLYERILGNTENGIVNNVARMAMTNQLFQVEVGKAFAEHQNLFLISTLTKGFLGNNGIINVANATQKEVTSDFISVDPNEKIIFQHWVTLPENGMAWTAWQFFDKNKNPIDNRKPGLNAYKTTVGKQHNINQITVPANAYFVRFSARMYDDGLIKVEHGSVPSDYSVAPNDALEAVKTVQTQLNDSWSVQNLTSAGSIVSQINATNNQILIEAEKIRLKGKTLLDELTAIQGYFKRLFVGEGTFATLNTDILRANSITADKLVMDMAMARRFVSSDIFTDTLAAKEAFINKLRSVVVTATLLEGYKGWIGGFQIGTHDSGSGRWLTGKNHFSVGMGDGEGDEGSTALWVNWGNRWDRVGDKAWYVKNNGQMFCYNRAEFWNTPVIHGDLRVTGDIYYNNKASGGGSGYWISSPRYSRIEPSGGSLYLYYSGGGYDWIPMNKDVSDRRYKHNIEASTVSGLGVVESLKTYSYRKEYDGKLEYISCGIMAQDVQKYIPEAFFENPDGAYSYRTFELVPYLIKAIQELNQKIEKLEKTA; this is encoded by the coding sequence ATGGACGCACTCAGAAAACAAAAGTTTAATCAAGCAATGTTCTCCAAAAATCGAACTCTCGCTATTAGAGTAGGGAAGTATCAGTCGAGCGACATCAAAGAAGCAAGTTTTGATTATGGTTATATCAAAGGTGATACTTATAAACCTGGTGGAACGTGCGCAGGTAGTGCTAAAATCGTCTTTACGAGCGTTATTACTACTTTCAATAAATTAGATAAGGTTTATCCTGAAATCGGTCTTTTGGTAGACGGAACCTACGAATGGGTTAAGATGGGTGAATACTTTATCAATGATATTGAGATTGACCGCAATCGTAACATGACTAAACTTGATCTCATGGATGGGATGTTCAAGCTAAATCGTGAGCACATCACTGATTTAACCTATCCGGCTGAAATTCGACATGTTATCAAAGAAATTTGTCTAAAGACTGGTATAGAGTTAGCAAATGAATACATGGATATTACATCCATGAATTACAGAATCGAGCAGATTCCGAAAGATAAAAAAATGACATTCAGAGATGTTTTGAGTCTAGCTACTCAGATGCTCGGGATGTCTTGTTTTTTTAATCGAGAAGGTAAACTCGAAATCAAGGAATTGACTGATTCAGGTATCACGATTACAGCAGATAGTTACTTCATGCACGGATTAACCAAGAGTGAAATTGAGTATCAGATAGCTGGGATATCTTGTAAAAAAAACAAAGAGATACTCACTGTTGGTTTGAGAACTGGTCGCTCACTTGAGATTGAAAATCTATTAATGTCTCAATCTGCCTTAGACAACCTTTATCACAACATCAAAGATATTCGTTATTATCCGTTTAATTTGAATTACCAAGGCCATTTATTGCTGGACGTCGGTCAGTGGGTGACCATTAAGACAAATACGGGCGAAACCTTCAAATCGCCAGTATTGAGCCAATCATTCACATTTAAAGGCGGTTTGCGTGGTCGTATTAGTGCAGATAGTAAGGCTGGTAATGATGCGCAGTATTCGTATGCAGGTACAATTACCAAAAAGATTGAACAATTTAATGAAATTGAAGCTCAAATCCAAAGTCAACTTGAAGAAGCAGATAAAGGTTTTGACCAGAAGGTTGAAAAAATCAAAAATGATTTTAGCGATCAAGTCAAACTTGCCAGAGCTAAATCCGAAGAAGTCAAGCAAGAACTGTCTGACACTATCAATCAGCGTTTCGACAGCTTTGAAAATGGTCCTTTACAAGATGCTAAACGTAGGGCTATAGAAGCCTTGAGAAACGCTGGCGCAAGCAGCTTACTCGCTCAGGAAGCCAAGCGGATTTGGTTGGATTCTGTTGCTAAACTTGAAGAATTCAAGATACAGGCTACAAGCGCTCAAACAGCTTTGTCGGGTGATTTGGATGTTCTAAAACAGACGGTCAACAATGAAGTCAACCAAGCGTCCGAACATCGCAGAACGACCACTGAGGCTCTTAGTCGAATGACTGGCCAGATGAACGGATTTGCGACGAAATCAGAGGTCAAACAAGGCATTGATGGGCTGACTCAGACATTTGCTAAGATGCGGGTCGGTGGAACGAACCTTTATATATTAAGTAATAATAAGGATATCTCTCGCAGTATCCATTTAACAGATTTGAAATTTGATATTTCATCTGGCGAAATTTCATTTCAAGCAACTGGATCAGATCCGTATTTTGGCGAAGCCACAGTTCATCCAAAAGTAGCAAGCGAACGAAATGGTGTTAGAATTCCTGTTGTTTTGGGGAAAGCAATCTATATAACAGTTTCAAATCCAATTTTTATCAAAAATTACATTTCGTATTTTGATAAAAATGGGAATACTGTGAAATCTTATAAGAAATATGCGACAAATTCCTTTCTAATCCCTTTTGAAGAAGTGAAAGGAGTCTCATTCATCTGCCTGCGTTTTGGGTGTGGAGGTTCTGATTTTGAAATCGGAAGCGTTATAAAAACTAAAATAAAAGTTGAATATGGTACTATCCCGACCGACTGGAGTCCTGCGCCTGAAGATATTGACGGCCTTATCACAGAAGCCAAGGCTACCTTCGAGCGAACGGCTCAGGGCTTGCGGACTGACTTATCAGCTATTCAGGAATATGTAAATAAAGACGGTCAGCGACAGGAAGTCTTACAACGCTACGCTCGTGAAGAGAGTGCAAAACAAGCAACGGCAGTTCGTGAGCTGGTCAATCGTGATTTCGTTGGTAAGGCTACTTATCAAGAGGACGTGAGAGGTCTTGAACGCAAGTTCGAAACTATCACCAACCCACAAAGTGGCACGATAGCGAATCAGATTGCCAACTACAAAACAGCAGTGGATGGACGATTTACTGAAATCACCTCACTGATTTCTGGTAAGGCTAATCAGACAGACTTCCAGCGAGTTAAGGAAACTAGTCAGCTTTACGAGCGTATTCTGGGCAATACTGAAAATGGGATTGTTAATAATGTGGCTCGTATGGCTATGACCAATCAGCTGTTCCAGGTTGAAGTTGGGAAGGCCTTTGCGGAACATCAGAATTTATTCTTAATCTCAACGCTCACTAAAGGATTTTTAGGGAATAATGGAATCATTAACGTAGCGAACGCTACACAAAAGGAGGTTACATCCGATTTCATTTCAGTGGATCCAAATGAAAAAATTATTTTCCAGCACTGGGTAACTCTTCCTGAGAATGGAATGGCTTGGACCGCTTGGCAATTTTTTGATAAAAACAAAAATCCTATTGATAACCGCAAACCAGGCTTAAATGCTTACAAAACAACTGTAGGCAAACAACACAACATCAATCAAATCACTGTACCAGCGAATGCTTATTTCGTCAGATTCTCAGCTCGTATGTATGATGATGGTTTGATAAAAGTAGAACACGGTTCAGTTCCATCTGATTACTCAGTAGCACCAAATGATGCCCTTGAAGCTGTTAAAACAGTACAAACTCAATTAAATGACTCATGGTCGGTTCAAAATCTGACAAGCGCAGGCTCAATCGTTTCGCAAATCAATGCGACCAACAATCAAATTTTGATTGAAGCTGAAAAGATTCGATTGAAGGGTAAGACCTTACTTGATGAGCTGACGGCTATTCAAGGTTATTTCAAACGCTTGTTCGTTGGTGAAGGTACGTTCGCGACTCTTAACACAGATATTTTGCGAGCTAACTCTATCACAGCTGATAAGCTGGTCATGGATATGGCAATGGCAAGACGTTTCGTCTCAAGTGATATCTTCACGGATACGCTTGCTGCTAAAGAAGCCTTTATCAACAAACTTCGGTCTGTTGTTGTTACCGCAACTTTGCTAGAAGGGTATAAAGGCTGGATTGGTGGTTTTCAAATCGGGACACACGATTCAGGCTCTGGTAGATGGTTGACAGGCAAGAACCATTTTTCTGTCGGTATGGGCGATGGCGAAGGAGACGAAGGGTCTACAGCTCTCTGGGTGAATTGGGGGAACCGTTGGGATCGAGTCGGAGACAAAGCTTGGTACGTGAAGAACAATGGTCAAATGTTTTGTTACAATCGTGCCGAATTTTGGAACACACCTGTTATTCACGGAGATTTGCGTGTCACAGGGGATATTTACTACAACAATAAGGCGTCAGGCGGTGGTTCAGGTTACTGGATTTCATCACCAAGATACTCAAGAATTGAGCCCTCTGGCGGCTCTTTATATTTATATTATTCCGGCGGAGGTTACGACTGGATACCGATGAACAAAGACGTATCTGACCGTCGATACAAGCACAATATCGAAGCTAGTACAGTTTCTGGGCTAGGTGTAGTCGAAAGTCTGAAGACGTACAGCTACCGCAAAGAATACGATGGAAAACTTGAGTATATTTCTTGCGGTATCATGGCGCAAGATGTTCAAAAGTATATCCCAGAGGCTTTCTTTGAGAATCCAGACGGCGCATACTCATATCGCACATTTGAACTTGTGCCTTACCTAATTAAGGCCATCCAAGAATTAAATCAAAAAATAGAAAAATTGGAGAAAACAGCATGA
- a CDS encoding dUTP diphosphatase yields MKIRGFELVSSFTDENLLPKRETAHAAGYDLKVAERTVIAPGEIVLVPTGVKAYMQPTEVLYLYDRSSNPRKKGLVLINSVGVIDGDYYGNPGNEGHIFAQMKNITDQEVVLEVGERVVQAVFAPFLIADGDEADGVRTGGFGSTGH; encoded by the coding sequence ATGAAAATTCGTGGTTTTGAACTAGTTTCTAGTTTTACAGATGAAAATTTGCTACCAAAGCGTGAGACAGCGCATGCGGCTGGTTATGATTTAAAGGTTGCGGAGCGTACAGTCATTGCTCCAGGAGAAATCGTCCTCGTCCCAACTGGGGTCAAGGCCTATATGCAGCCGACAGAGGTTCTCTACCTCTATGATCGTTCTTCAAACCCTCGTAAGAAGGGCTTAGTCTTAATCAACTCGGTTGGTGTCATTGATGGGGACTATTATGGGAATCCTGGGAATGAAGGACATATCTTTGCACAGATGAAGAATATTACCGACCAAGAGGTTGTTCTTGAAGTTGGGGAACGTGTGGTTCAGGCTGTCTTTGCTCCTTTCTTAATTGCAGATGGAGATGAGGCAGATGGCGTGCGGACTGGTGGATTTGGATCAACAGGGCACTAA
- a CDS encoding N-acetylmuramoyl-L-alanine amidase: MVEIINHTIFNGISGSRPTERPKYYVLHNDAGSKNAKAYIEWLQSRYDNGQAELGFAHYYITRDAIVRVEDTYNGSWSAANYDANMNSLSYEVCQQLSASDAEFIENENMVLRQMAEDMTYYGDTPNYSNIKFHNEFSSTSCPARSLELHGGSNDSLRNYVIAKIKHYQSLGSTVQEMLGGDDVQEGWKKNATGWWHVNSDGSYPANSWQKIDDVWYYFDSNGYMKANSWHKHTDGYWYYLLPSGAMATGWALIANKWYYFKETGAMATGWVKYKDHWYYLDAKDGDMKSKQFIKSADGSGWYYLKSDGTMADKPEFTVEPDGLITTK, from the coding sequence ATGGTCGAAATTATTAACCATACAATTTTTAATGGGATTTCAGGATCCCGACCAACTGAACGTCCAAAATATTACGTTTTGCATAACGATGCAGGCTCAAAAAACGCAAAGGCCTACATCGAATGGCTCCAATCACGATACGACAATGGTCAAGCTGAACTTGGTTTCGCACATTACTACATCACAAGAGATGCAATTGTGCGAGTTGAAGACACATATAACGGCTCATGGTCTGCTGCTAACTACGATGCTAACATGAACTCTCTTAGCTACGAAGTATGTCAGCAGTTAAGTGCATCAGATGCCGAGTTTATCGAAAATGAAAACATGGTATTGCGCCAAATGGCAGAGGACATGACTTACTACGGTGATACTCCAAACTATTCAAATATCAAGTTCCACAATGAGTTTTCAAGCACCTCGTGCCCTGCTCGTTCACTTGAATTACACGGTGGCTCCAATGACAGCTTGCGTAACTATGTGATTGCTAAGATTAAGCATTATCAATCGCTCGGCTCAACTGTTCAAGAAATGCTTGGTGGCGATGATGTTCAGGAAGGTTGGAAGAAAAATGCTACTGGCTGGTGGCATGTTAACTCGGATGGTTCTTATCCTGCTAATAGCTGGCAGAAGATTGACGATGTCTGGTATTACTTTGATAGCAACGGATACATGAAGGCTAACTCATGGCACAAGCACACAGACGGCTACTGGTACTACTTGCTCCCAAGTGGAGCCATGGCTACTGGTTGGGCACTCATTGCTAACAAGTGGTACTACTTCAAAGAAACTGGAGCCATGGCCACTGGATGGGTCAAATATAAAGACCACTGGTACTACCTCGATGCCAAGGATGGCGACATGAAATCCAAGCAGTTCATTAAGTCAGCAGATGGTTCTGGTTGGTACTATCTTAAATCAGACGGAACAATGGCAGATAAGCCAGAGTTCACAGTCGAGCCTGACGGTTTGATTACCACAAAATAA
- a CDS encoding histidine phosphatase family protein produces the protein MKIIFVRHGEPDYSMLDKLENPQLYSGFGRDLAPLTGKGRSLAKEVAKTACFGKAEIIISSSVTRALETAHYIAVETGLDLFVEPFFHEWRPDLDGTNSDLTSVLVAHEYYLKHQGGLPEDSPCRYETALEMRHRFLRTLEKYKNYKTIIIVTHGMLMRQFVPNEKIDFCQVIECEIEI, from the coding sequence ATGAAGATTATCTTTGTACGTCACGGGGAGCCAGATTATAGTATGCTTGATAAACTTGAAAATCCGCAACTCTATAGTGGTTTTGGTCGTGATTTAGCACCATTGACAGGAAAAGGTCGCAGTCTGGCAAAAGAAGTTGCTAAAACCGCATGTTTTGGAAAGGCAGAGATTATTATTTCATCGTCTGTGACGAGGGCTTTAGAAACAGCACATTATATAGCGGTTGAAACAGGATTGGACTTATTTGTGGAGCCGTTTTTTCATGAGTGGCGTCCAGACTTAGATGGCACTAACTCTGATTTAACTAGTGTATTGGTAGCTCATGAATATTATCTAAAACATCAAGGAGGTTTACCTGAAGATTCTCCTTGTCGCTATGAAACTGCTCTGGAGATGCGTCATCGTTTTTTAAGAACTTTGGAAAAATATAAAAATTATAAAACTATTATCATTGTAACTCACGGAATGCTCATGCGCCAGTTTGTACCAAATGAGAAGATTGATTTTTGCCAAGTGATTGAATGTGAGATAGAGATATAG